AGCACACTTGCCGTGCCGCGCCGGCCGAAGCACCTCTACCGCTTGGTTAGCGGCTTAATGCTCACCGTTGCTCAGCCGCCAGCCGTAAAGATGCTTCGGCCGACGCGACAGGGCTGTGTTGCTGGTTGCTGCAGTTTTTCGCTGCGCCGGCGCTGCGGTTCAGGCCGACCTAGGGGAAATGGAAAACAAGAGGCCCGGCAGGCACCGGGCTTTTGCGGACGATGAGCTTACCGGGCCTTCGGCAAGAACAAGTTCCGGCCGTCGTGCCCATTGGGGGTGAATGGTGTATTGGTGTTTGCGCAGGCACTGGCTACCAGGTTGTAGGCACCCGCGCACTGCCTGGCAGCGCGCAATTCGGCCTCGCAGGCTTTGTTTAGGGCCGCGGGCCGTGGCGTCGCGCTCGGGTTGTGGTTCCGCGCCTGGGCCGGTGCAAAGGGTTGTTTCATGGTCTGGCTCAAGCTTGGAACACGGCGGCTAAAGGGCCGATGCAGGCGGTGGGTTGACCGCGCAGCCGAACCGCACGGACACAAAAAAACCGCTCCGGCAACAACCGGGCGGCAAACGAAGGCAAGGCCAGAAAAGAAACGAAATCAATCAACGAAAACGGGCTCCGACCCCGTTGCAGAACCTGCGAAAAAGCCGTTCTGCGCTTCGTTTTATGTTGATGATTCAGAAGCACGTCGCAAAAGTATCCAACTTCATCAGACGCGCAACCTCCCGGCTGCAGAAAACCAGTGTTAAGAAAATGTTAAGCAGGCAGCTCGCTTATATTACTAAGGTATTGCGTTACCGCTTTTGCAACAGCAATTAAACTATTGACTTCCAACCGACTGCAATACCCTTGCCGCGTTATCAGCTGGAGCAAGCACAAAGTTTTGTTTGTACTATTTCACTTTTTAAGGATTGAACATGACGCGATATATATAATCCACATATGCAGAAAAAGTCCAAAATCATTTTTACATTTACTGAAAATACAAAGCATCAGGCCGAGTTGAGCACCCACAGGTTCATGTTTTGATAACGCTGGCTTAACCCCTGGCTGCTGCACTCAGCGGAGCTTTGCACATCACATTTCCAAGTCTCCATCACCGCCCCCGTGCTATGAAATCACCGTTACTATTACTCGGCTTGCTGCTTTGCCTATTTGCCGGCACGCCTGCCCTGGCGCAATCGGATGCTCCCGTTGAATACAGCGAACGGGTTCCGGCAGGCGCATACGGCCGCTCAACGCTGCACGCCCGTGCCCAGGAGTGGGTAGAGCGCCGCTTTGCCTTCGGGCCCAAAACCGATTTTGCCACCAACGCCGCCGCCGGCACCGTGCGCGTACTGGGCACCGTGAAGCTTAAGCCGCTCGACAACAAAGGGCAGGAAATGGAGCGCACGGCCCGCTTCGAGTTCAACTTTCAGGCTACCGACGAAGGCTACACCTACAGCGTAGGCGCGTTTCGGGTAATTCCCAACCCGCAAAACCTCGATGCCACGGCACCGCTGGATGACTACCTGACCCAGCTGCGCGCCGACAAAAACAACGAACGCACCAAGAACGACCGTCGTGTGCGGGCCCAGGCCAACTCGCTGGCCAGCGAAATTGCCATGAGCTTCCGCTCGTACATGAACCAGATTCCGGCGGCCGAAGATGGAAGTGTAGGCCTGCCCTCCAGCAACGAAACCCACTAAGCTGCTTCGCGCAGCAACATCAACGCGGCTGCCCCTCCCGGGCAGCCGCGTTTTTTTGTGCACCTAGGGCTCGTAGGCCACGGGCCCCCGACCGGAAGCTTGTTGTTGTGGGCAGGCAAACCTGCCTCCGCGCAGCCGAGCCGCGTGCTGCATTACTCCTGCTTGGGGTATCGATCAGCGGCAACCGGAGCCCGCGTTCGGTACGCTGCGCCGGAATTGGCACGGTTTTATAGCGATGACCAAACAGCAATGCGCAGCAGCCTCGAGACGCAGCATTGCCCTTCCTTTTTCCGTCCGATTTTTTCCTCCCGTGGTCATGAATACTAACCGCGCAGCTACCCTATTTGCTTTTGCTACCGCCTTGTTGCTGGGCTCGGCCGCTACGGCCCAGGCACAGGTTCGCTCCTACTCCAATGCCCCCGCGGCCTCGGCAGCCAACAAAACCGATGGCGTACGCTTCGGCATCCGGGCGGGCCTGAACGTGGCCGACTGGTCGGGCGACGCGGTGCAGAGCGTGCAAAGCCTGACCGATTTGGCCAACGGCGCCATTACCAAGCAGCAGCGCCCGGGCTTTCATGCGGGTGCTTACGTGAGCCTGCCCCTAGGTCCGCGCTTCACGATTGAGCCCGGGGTGCAATACTCCGAAAAGGGCGTAATCGTGAGCGGCCGGGTGCCCATGGAGCAATTCGATTTCCTGAACGCCAAAGCCACCGCCACCGCGCGCATGGGCTACATCGACGTGCCGGTGCTGGCCAAAGCCTACCTCACGCGGGGGTTGTACCTGTACGCCGGCCCGCAGGCTTCTTACTTGGTGTCGGGCAAAGCCCGCGTTGAAGCAGGCGCCCTGGGGTTTGATGTGTACCGGCAGGACTTTGAGGTGCGCGACTACTTCCGCGAGCTGGATTTTGGCGTGAGCGGCGGCGCGGGCTACCAGTTCGGGAACGGATTG
The sequence above is drawn from the Hymenobacter sp. YIM 151858-1 genome and encodes:
- a CDS encoding porin family protein gives rise to the protein MNTNRAATLFAFATALLLGSAATAQAQVRSYSNAPAASAANKTDGVRFGIRAGLNVADWSGDAVQSVQSLTDLANGAITKQQRPGFHAGAYVSLPLGPRFTIEPGVQYSEKGVIVSGRVPMEQFDFLNAKATATARMGYIDVPVLAKAYLTRGLYLYAGPQASYLVSGKARVEAGALGFDVYRQDFEVRDYFRELDFGVSGGAGYQFGNGLGLSAGYDYGLSSLDKNNRFDAQNRVIKASVNFAF